One window of the Niallia circulans genome contains the following:
- the spoIIIAA gene encoding stage III sporulation protein AA, with protein MNTIYSFLPKAIENLILTIPPSERLGMEEIRVRIGRPLEVFINGRSIFFPFIVSKEDGNQLLNKISQYSVYTMEEELKRGYITVQGGHRIGLAGKVILQDSKVKAIRDVASFNIRIAKEQIGIANPFIPYLYDKGKWRHTMIIGPPQTGKTTLLRDIARLISSDADNSLIKPAKVGIVDERSEIAGCLDGIPQMTFGPRVDVLDACPKAEGMMMMIRSMSPDVLIVDEVGRKEDEEAILEAVNAGIQLIMTTHGSSLEEVKKRPMLSSMIKMGIFERYIELNRRKGPGTVTAIKNGQGQLLMDEMKVK; from the coding sequence GTGAATACTATCTATTCTTTTTTGCCTAAAGCAATCGAAAATCTTATTCTCACAATCCCTCCATCAGAAAGATTAGGGATGGAAGAGATTCGAGTACGCATAGGTAGACCTTTAGAAGTATTTATAAATGGACGGTCTATCTTTTTTCCGTTTATTGTTTCGAAAGAGGATGGAAACCAATTATTGAATAAAATCAGTCAGTATTCCGTTTATACAATGGAAGAAGAATTGAAAAGAGGATATATCACGGTTCAAGGTGGACATCGGATTGGCCTAGCAGGCAAGGTCATTTTACAAGATAGCAAAGTTAAGGCAATAAGGGACGTAGCATCTTTTAATATTCGAATTGCAAAGGAGCAAATTGGCATAGCAAATCCATTTATTCCTTATTTATATGATAAAGGGAAATGGCGTCATACGATGATTATTGGTCCTCCGCAGACCGGGAAAACGACTTTATTGAGAGATATTGCTAGATTGATTTCTTCGGATGCGGATAATTCTTTAATAAAACCAGCAAAAGTAGGAATTGTGGATGAGCGGTCTGAAATTGCCGGATGCTTGGATGGTATTCCACAAATGACATTTGGTCCTCGTGTAGATGTACTGGATGCTTGTCCAAAAGCAGAAGGAATGATGATGATGATTCGCTCCATGAGTCCAGACGTCCTCATAGTGGATGAGGTTGGTCGGAAAGAGGATGAAGAAGCAATACTAGAAGCAGTGAATGCAGGTATTCAATTAATAATGACTACACATGGTTCAAGCTTGGAAGAAGTAAAAAAACGACCAATGCTTTCTAGCATGATAAAAATGGGCATATTCGAACGATATATTGAATTAAATAGAAGGAAAGGTCCTGGGACTGTAACAGCGATAAAAAATGGACAAGGCCAGTTATTGATGGATGAAATGAAGG
- a CDS encoding VOC family protein: MSKSFIEQVHYIRIPVKDLELSARWYRDVLGLQLLNNTGELAILKVNEGPFLLILVPTNDETFAHFTIDNEEEFSIGFTSPQLSEFHQHLMDNQVKVEDIKEDNGHFFFHFYDPNGNKLQVHW, encoded by the coding sequence ATGAGTAAATCATTTATTGAACAAGTACATTATATTAGAATTCCTGTAAAAGATTTAGAACTGTCTGCAAGATGGTATAGAGATGTATTAGGGCTCCAGTTACTAAACAATACGGGGGAACTTGCTATTTTAAAAGTAAATGAAGGACCTTTCTTACTTATCTTAGTTCCTACCAACGATGAAACATTTGCACATTTTACAATTGATAATGAAGAAGAATTTAGCATTGGCTTTACAAGTCCACAGTTATCTGAGTTTCATCAACACTTAATGGACAATCAAGTTAAGGTAGAGGATATAAAGGAAGACAATGGTCACTTCTTTTTCCATTTTTATGACCCAAATGGTAATAAGCTTCAAGTCCACTGGTAA